aaaaatttcattccattttTCTTCTAGCGTATGTATTTCATATCAAACataaatttaaccaatttacAAGGGTTAAACCtgtaatttacatatttatctGTAAACGGGGATATCAAGTaactttcaaaacttaaaaggttCAAGTGTTAAAACCAAACATTTGGGCGGTAAACATCTTATCATTATTTGATATGAAGCATGCTGATACACCCAATAAGTAATAAGCAATTATACTACTCGAGCAGCAAGCACCTTATTCTGCAAATATCATGCAGGAAAATCCACATGAGATAAACGACTACAATAGAGAAAACAAGAAACCTAGCAATAATTTCAACATGTTTGGTTCAGTATTGTAAAGGGAATTCAAGATCCAAAATAGTTGTCATTGGATCACATTTAATTGAACTAATCTTGTACGCAGGGCCAGGCCACTGGAAATAAGCTGGCAGTTTCTGCAAATGGCAAATGTTATTTTTCAGACAAAAATTTACAATCATCCAATATAATCcaccttttcatttttctcaacTTTTAGATATTGCAGAGTGAGGAGTCTTAGGGATAATATTAACTTTTCATGCATAGTTTGACTCATCAACAGCCTCATCTTCGCCACTTTTTTCTTGGTTGCCAGCAATTGGTTTCTCTTCGTTTAAAACACGACCGGTCATAGGATCAACGGGACGCGTGTCACGTGGTCCACCCTTGCGTCCCATTGCCACCATGGGTGGCGGAGGCAATACTCCAGCTCGGAAAAGGATGCGTTGCACCGGCTCTGAAGGCTGTGCCCCAACCGATAACCAATACCTGAAAAAAAACAAtgacattataattttttattgattgcaGAGCA
This sequence is a window from Gossypium raimondii isolate GPD5lz chromosome 5, ASM2569854v1, whole genome shotgun sequence. Protein-coding genes within it:
- the LOC105768807 gene encoding 30S ribosomal protein S16-2, chloroplastic/mitochondrial, coding for MVVRIRLSRFGCKNKPFYRVMAANSRSPRDGKHLEVLGYYNPLPGQDGGKRMGLNFERVKYWLSVGAQPSEPVQRILFRAGVLPPPPMVAMGRKGGPRDTRPVDPMTGRVLNEEKPIAGNQEKSGEDEAVDESNYA